Proteins from a genomic interval of Paenibacillus sp. FSL R5-0623:
- a CDS encoding MFS transporter, which yields MNNTATASSGERTGIQEGLIVGLLGFTVVLVVMNTMMFNLALPKIAAEFMLTSVASSWIVTGYSIVFAISSITFSRLSDFIPIRTLFTTGLTLLGAASVLGFFSNHFIILLIARLIQAAGAASVPGLAIVLITRYIPNDRRGKSMAVIMSASSLGLGLGPVIGGSITQFLGWHDLFIVTGLTLFLIPVFFKLLPRETPQKGSFDLLGAVLLAIGTTGVLLFLTSRQWYTLVIGAAALLLFWLRIRRAADPFVQPALFKDKKYMMLSSLGIVSYINNFSTLFLLPQILAHLYGLTPAQSGLVIFPGAVVSMLLSNRIGRMIDRHGNTLLLKFAPWLLLAAAGLFALFADNNIYAIMAVYVLLSVGFSSLTTSVSNELSGNLTMDQVGAGMGLFQLSQFFSGAFSVAVTGVALTAMQNLPLSSAYTNIFWGMTVVALASVIFSQVYLRMQSQKKAAA from the coding sequence ATGAACAACACCGCAACCGCATCATCAGGGGAACGGACCGGAATACAGGAAGGATTAATTGTAGGCTTGCTTGGCTTCACCGTTGTACTCGTTGTGATGAATACAATGATGTTTAATCTGGCCCTGCCCAAAATTGCAGCCGAATTTATGCTTACATCTGTCGCTTCCTCATGGATTGTTACAGGGTATTCCATTGTATTTGCCATTTCCTCGATTACGTTCTCACGTCTATCGGATTTCATACCTATTCGTACATTATTCACGACCGGGCTTACGTTACTTGGTGCGGCATCCGTTCTCGGGTTCTTCAGTAATCATTTCATCATTTTGCTCATTGCACGCCTGATCCAGGCTGCGGGTGCTGCTTCGGTTCCCGGGCTCGCTATTGTACTGATTACCCGATACATTCCCAATGATCGCCGGGGTAAATCGATGGCTGTCATCATGTCCGCGAGTTCACTGGGGCTTGGACTTGGTCCCGTCATCGGCGGAAGTATTACTCAGTTTCTGGGATGGCATGATCTGTTTATCGTTACAGGATTAACGTTATTCTTGATTCCTGTATTCTTCAAACTGCTTCCTCGGGAAACACCGCAAAAAGGTTCATTTGACCTGCTCGGTGCCGTGCTTCTCGCCATCGGTACTACAGGTGTGTTGTTATTCCTGACTTCCCGTCAGTGGTACACGCTTGTTATCGGTGCTGCGGCACTGCTTCTGTTCTGGCTCCGAATTCGGCGAGCGGCAGACCCGTTTGTTCAACCTGCTTTGTTCAAAGACAAAAAATATATGATGCTCAGCTCGCTGGGGATTGTATCGTACATTAATAACTTCTCAACGTTGTTTCTGTTACCGCAAATTTTGGCACATCTATATGGACTGACACCTGCTCAATCGGGACTTGTCATCTTCCCGGGTGCAGTCGTGTCCATGCTGCTGTCCAACCGGATCGGCCGGATGATTGACCGACATGGCAATACGTTGCTGCTGAAGTTTGCACCATGGTTGCTACTGGCAGCTGCCGGGTTATTCGCCTTATTTGCAGACAATAACATCTACGCCATTATGGCTGTCTATGTCCTGCTCAGCGTAGGTTTCTCTTCCCTAACCACCAGCGTGTCCAATGAATTGTCTGGCAATCTGACCATGGATCAGGTCGGTGCAGGTATGGGATTGTTCCAACTTAGTCAGTTCTTCAGCGGTGCTTTCAGCGTTGCTGTTACTGGCGTAGCATTAACTGCGATGCAGAACTTGCCACTCTCCTCGGCGTACACCAATATTTTCTGGGGTATGACCGTGGTTGCACTCGCATCGGTTATCTTCTCTCAGGTGTATCTGAGAATGCAGTCACAGAAAAAAGCTGCTGCTTAA
- a CDS encoding BtrH N-terminal domain-containing protein: MNIQSREAHTEGEDCFTLCVSSILNYKEITNFLAVWKQCGMMYHEDPERGTPKLVPTYMTVENEFQRIHHIDLNIVRTNERIEVIQEIMTLLQQNEAVIVWVDVFYMKYNSLYQLLHSSHCIVLSDYADGQFEFIDDFYHLKGNMDEQTLFEALDLGQTPLIREGTRYRYATLDVGNAVEQVKEREFYEMLQQNHEIMDGISGQLTKQVEWYELVNPYVGLPAIERYIDATRQHMQDSSALTEEYLDNMYGDLAGISNNRYLYGHFLREGIPYNPDISQLVETYEYAAQRWNLAANMTLKSQYLDLDRRHHMLDRVLGKIGEIIALEQEAHDLVKHLVAS, from the coding sequence ATGAATATTCAGTCAAGAGAAGCACATACAGAAGGTGAAGATTGCTTTACCCTATGTGTAAGCAGCATTCTCAACTATAAAGAAATCACGAACTTCCTGGCGGTATGGAAGCAATGCGGGATGATGTACCATGAAGACCCGGAGAGAGGCACCCCGAAACTTGTCCCTACTTATATGACTGTTGAAAATGAGTTTCAACGCATTCATCATATTGATTTGAATATCGTCAGAACAAACGAACGGATCGAGGTTATCCAGGAAATCATGACGTTGCTTCAGCAAAACGAAGCAGTCATTGTATGGGTTGATGTATTTTACATGAAGTACAATTCACTTTATCAATTACTTCATTCGTCGCATTGTATTGTCTTGTCCGACTATGCAGATGGACAGTTTGAGTTTATTGATGATTTTTATCATTTGAAAGGTAATATGGATGAACAGACGTTATTTGAAGCGCTTGATCTAGGTCAGACGCCATTAATCCGTGAGGGTACGCGTTATCGTTATGCTACATTAGATGTTGGGAATGCCGTTGAGCAGGTGAAAGAGAGAGAGTTCTACGAAATGCTTCAACAAAATCATGAAATCATGGATGGAATATCCGGGCAGCTAACCAAACAGGTTGAGTGGTATGAATTGGTTAATCCGTATGTTGGTTTGCCTGCCATTGAAAGGTATATCGACGCTACACGTCAGCATATGCAAGATTCATCCGCATTGACAGAAGAATATCTGGACAATATGTATGGCGACTTGGCGGGCATAAGTAATAACAGATATTTGTATGGCCATTTCCTAAGAGAAGGAATACCGTACAATCCGGATATTTCTCAACTGGTGGAGACGTACGAATATGCTGCGCAACGATGGAATCTCGCGGCTAATATGACATTGAAAAGTCAATACCTGGATCTGGATCGTCGACATCATATGTTAGATCGAGTGCTGGGTAAAATCGGAGAAATTATAGCTCTGGAACAAGAGGCCCATGACTTGGTCAAACATCTTGTTGCCAGTTAA
- a CDS encoding ABC transporter ATP-binding protein: MTKTPSTSRYALFKQIKPFIKNANRQIFILGTLKLALTAIALMIPYLYKLLIDHVMVGRELGMLPYILAGYLGLFALETTTLGLQTLFSNRLLGRTKLDLQLNMWKRLVRMKPTLYERYSAGDLKNRLDGDVTLVKDFIFLHLIDYTFKWISVGAYVVILLSLNWKMALLGFVMLPISFVISSRLGKKAKVLVSEFRQTTGEYETWISNSFRHWKEIKALNMQRKESIKFVGYWKRFGKIKFRHLAYTYANELYYTFQDDFINKMNLYFIGGLLIFQGELTIGGLLVFLTYYQQMINNINEINASNVQLHDVTPSIERIVELLELPVVPQRKLGLQPEFQGHLEFKDVSFRYQENQSDVLHEINLNIQPGDYTAIVGRSGSGKSTLIKLILGQNETQQGAILVDGQPIGDLGSDYLYQHIGVVMQENTLFSMSIMDNLRLVQPRATEEEIREVCRMALLDDFIEELPDKYNTVLGESSIKLSGGQKQRLALARVLLTRPRMLILDEATSALDNDSERKINEVIRRIAQHMTVLVIAHRYSAIQDAKQVIVLDQGEIVATGTHLELAGRHEVYDTLFKEQRQGVGSTVT; this comes from the coding sequence GTGACGAAGACACCGTCAACTTCCCGGTATGCACTCTTTAAACAGATTAAGCCATTTATCAAAAATGCGAACCGTCAAATCTTCATTCTAGGTACACTGAAATTGGCCTTGACTGCTATTGCGCTCATGATCCCTTATCTGTATAAGCTGCTCATTGATCATGTCATGGTTGGACGAGAGCTTGGAATGTTACCCTATATCCTTGCCGGATACCTGGGCTTATTTGCGTTGGAGACAACCACTCTGGGTTTACAAACGCTGTTCAGTAACCGGTTATTAGGTCGGACTAAGCTCGATTTGCAGCTGAACATGTGGAAAAGATTAGTGCGCATGAAGCCAACTTTATATGAGCGCTATAGTGCGGGAGATCTGAAGAATAGGCTGGATGGAGACGTCACACTGGTTAAAGACTTTATCTTTTTGCATTTGATTGATTATACGTTCAAATGGATCAGCGTAGGGGCGTATGTGGTTATTCTGTTATCGCTGAATTGGAAGATGGCTTTGCTGGGTTTTGTTATGCTTCCCATTTCCTTTGTCATCAGTTCCCGATTGGGCAAAAAAGCCAAAGTACTGGTCTCTGAATTCCGCCAGACTACCGGAGAATATGAGACATGGATATCGAACAGCTTCAGACACTGGAAGGAAATCAAGGCACTGAATATGCAACGCAAAGAATCCATCAAGTTTGTGGGATATTGGAAACGTTTTGGCAAAATCAAATTCCGACATCTGGCATATACGTATGCCAATGAGCTGTACTACACCTTTCAGGATGACTTTATTAATAAGATGAATCTTTATTTTATCGGCGGGTTGCTGATTTTTCAGGGAGAATTAACAATCGGGGGACTGCTTGTTTTTCTGACATACTATCAACAGATGATTAACAACATTAATGAAATTAATGCCTCCAATGTTCAACTTCATGATGTGACACCTTCCATTGAACGGATCGTTGAATTGCTGGAACTACCCGTTGTACCACAGAGAAAGCTCGGATTACAGCCAGAGTTCCAAGGGCATCTCGAATTCAAGGATGTCTCCTTTCGTTATCAGGAGAATCAAAGTGATGTCTTGCATGAGATTAATCTGAACATCCAGCCTGGTGATTATACAGCGATCGTAGGCAGAAGTGGTTCGGGTAAGAGCACGTTAATCAAACTTATTCTAGGGCAGAATGAAACACAGCAAGGGGCTATTCTCGTTGACGGACAGCCCATTGGTGACTTGGGATCAGACTACCTTTATCAACATATAGGGGTGGTTATGCAGGAGAATACCTTGTTCAGTATGTCCATCATGGATAATCTCAGACTCGTACAGCCACGGGCTACAGAAGAAGAGATACGAGAGGTTTGCCGCATGGCTTTGCTGGATGATTTCATTGAAGAATTGCCTGACAAGTATAATACGGTTCTGGGTGAGTCAAGTATTAAGCTGTCCGGAGGCCAGAAGCAGCGTTTGGCGCTTGCGAGGGTGCTGTTAACAAGACCCCGAATGCTTATTCTGGATGAAGCAACCTCTGCACTGGATAATGACTCGGAACGGAAAATAAATGAGGTGATCCGTAGGATCGCACAGCATATGACGGTGCTTGTGATCGCCCACCGGTATTCAGCTATTCAGGATGCCAAGCAAGTCATTGTGCTCGATCAGGGAGAGATTGTTGCTACGGGCACTCATCTGGAACTGGCCGGGCGGCATGAGGTGTATGACACGTTGTTCAAGGAGCAGCGGCAAGGTGTCGGGTCAACTGTCACCTGA
- a CDS encoding ABC transporter ATP-binding protein: MENISLSKRIRTFAKPYRISLMTMLFCELIMVVVDLIGPLIFAILIDEVFYHRNLHFFGYVILTYIALYVGVRALSWIIKSIWIYLNVKFLFDIRKSLFDRILHFKASYFQKAQTGDLVTRLTRDTDSVMQLIELIIFQMAAPFTKLLVSFVFLFYLNPYIALAMMVLVPVSVWVSQYFNRKMTKQQTILRGKYGHFVSWMLEMLQGMRDIRLLGSGRRVTTLFTGQSADVIRLDNQTEVMKWMSTRSNAFIFLLSDLCIYAIAGVLIVQGQLTAGAFVAIMSYLTKNNQSMMMIYEAVVNLPKLTVQSRKVFDLLDEETERSGGQSEVEMENGETSFEQVRFRYDEQGPYVLDGLTLEIGAHESVALVGKSGSGKTTIVNMLLGFYTPEEGEIRIGGRHIDDYSLSRLRKRVGIVQQEAILFHETIRYNLMLGSAHADDDQLLEACDQAYIGDFIRSLPQGLDTVIGAGEMEFSGGQKQRLSIARIFLKQPKLIIFDEATSALDYEAEQAVQHSWQKLSKDRASIVIAHRLSSILNADRVAVVHQGRIVATGTHGYLLENSEHYSELFAEDFIRKEGLMS, translated from the coding sequence ATGGAGAATATTTCACTGAGCAAACGAATCCGTACATTCGCCAAACCCTACCGAATCAGCTTGATGACCATGTTGTTCTGCGAGCTAATCATGGTGGTGGTGGATCTGATTGGACCGCTTATTTTTGCCATCTTGATCGACGAAGTATTCTATCACCGTAATCTTCATTTCTTCGGCTATGTTATTTTGACTTATATTGCTTTGTATGTAGGTGTAAGGGCTCTAAGTTGGATCATTAAATCCATCTGGATCTACCTGAATGTTAAATTTCTATTTGATATTCGAAAAAGTTTATTTGATCGCATTCTTCATTTTAAAGCATCTTATTTTCAAAAAGCCCAGACCGGTGATCTGGTCACACGTCTAACAAGAGACACGGATTCTGTCATGCAGTTAATAGAGTTAATCATTTTTCAGATGGCAGCTCCATTTACGAAATTGCTGGTTTCGTTTGTTTTTTTATTTTATCTCAATCCGTATATCGCCCTGGCCATGATGGTGCTGGTTCCGGTTTCGGTCTGGGTATCACAGTATTTTAATCGTAAGATGACCAAGCAGCAGACCATTTTGCGTGGGAAATACGGCCATTTTGTCAGCTGGATGCTGGAGATGCTTCAAGGCATGAGAGATATTCGTTTGTTGGGGAGTGGCAGAAGGGTCACTACACTGTTCACGGGACAGAGCGCAGACGTTATTCGTCTCGACAATCAGACAGAAGTCATGAAATGGATGTCTACCCGCTCTAATGCATTTATTTTTTTGCTATCAGATCTGTGTATCTATGCCATTGCGGGTGTGCTTATTGTTCAGGGACAGCTTACGGCAGGAGCCTTTGTTGCCATTATGTCGTATCTGACCAAGAATAATCAATCCATGATGATGATCTACGAGGCGGTTGTGAATCTGCCCAAGCTGACGGTACAGTCCCGCAAAGTCTTTGATCTTCTGGATGAAGAGACGGAGAGGAGCGGTGGTCAATCTGAAGTTGAGATGGAAAATGGGGAGACGTCATTCGAGCAAGTGAGATTTCGGTATGATGAACAGGGTCCCTATGTGCTGGACGGTCTCACGTTGGAGATCGGTGCTCATGAATCTGTTGCGCTTGTAGGTAAGAGTGGTTCGGGCAAAACAACGATTGTGAACATGCTGCTTGGTTTCTACACCCCGGAGGAAGGGGAGATTCGAATTGGTGGCAGGCATATAGATGACTATTCTCTGTCTCGACTGCGCAAGAGAGTAGGAATTGTGCAGCAGGAGGCCATTCTGTTCCATGAAACCATCCGTTACAATCTGATGCTTGGCAGCGCTCACGCGGATGATGATCAATTGCTGGAGGCATGTGATCAGGCCTATATTGGAGACTTTATCCGTTCTCTTCCTCAGGGTCTGGACACCGTTATTGGTGCAGGGGAAATGGAGTTCTCCGGTGGACAAAAGCAGCGTCTGTCTATTGCCCGCATTTTTCTGAAACAACCCAAATTAATTATATTCGACGAAGCCACTTCCGCTTTGGACTATGAAGCTGAACAAGCGGTCCAGCATTCCTGGCAGAAATTGAGCAAGGATCGTGCTTCGATTGTCATCGCTCATCGCTTATCCTCCATCCTGAATGCTGATCGGGTTGCTGTTGTACATCAGGGACGCATTGTGGCTACAGGCACGCATGGATATCTGCTGGAGAATAGCGAGCACTACAGTGAGTTATTTGCAGAAGATTTCATCCGGAAGGAGGGACTGATGTCGTGA
- a CDS encoding phosphopantetheine-binding protein, which translates to MSEIMTLETQIIQVIDKVMEYGTDIQMDQAWGELGTNSLDYIKIVVEMEKVFNIEIDDDQLAFVQTDTIADFRDYLVSLIEGDSEHEPD; encoded by the coding sequence ATGAGTGAAATCATGACATTGGAGACTCAAATAATACAGGTCATCGACAAGGTTATGGAGTATGGAACGGATATTCAGATGGATCAAGCCTGGGGGGAACTTGGAACGAATTCACTCGATTACATTAAAATTGTGGTGGAGATGGAGAAAGTATTCAACATTGAGATAGACGATGATCAATTGGCATTTGTGCAAACCGACACCATAGCCGATTTCAGGGATTACCTGGTCAGCCTCATTGAAGGAGATTCGGAACATGAGCCGGACTAA
- a CDS encoding amino acid adenylation domain-containing protein, protein MMSSDKFKEERAYWQKQLDGDIHIGTLFDGILQPSIQTGEPNVQILSLSFPDELSARLIRMSGGSNLALYILLLSGFQHLLYRYYGHQDMLLGMPLTPEQVEDFRSSHLLAIRGKVDETASFRQLVLHTKSEVMSARTYWHFPYDKMAEKLGRLPEECELKTVLYMKGIHEEPILDEGAHCSLAFDRVDQRLQMTLRYGAISHEPSQPERLCSHYIRLLEQTTALPDQPLSMSQLLSLEEENEIMERWNRSPRLFLPEARSVCALFLEQVNRTPNQTAVIEGDRQISYQSLEEQSNQLARLLIASGVTAESPVPVMMAGSMELIITILAVFKAGGTYIPLHPEYPMERIRHILMESDARIILTGLLETNVHRALEEMTLAMPSGSGIEMIELDAAPWRIEDGSGLSFVPDMNGLAYILYTSGSTGEPKGVGVEQRNLSAYVNAFQAEFQLNSTDKVLQQAASTFDTYMEEVFPGLTAGATLVVVQREQLLDIHGLVQLLDRHKVTLVSTTPHILRELNRMPNLASVRTIISGGDVLKMADIGHLLTYTNVYNTYGPTETTVCALYEKLSSETVDPIPVGRPIQGYFVHIGDRHGRMLPVGVPGEICISGNGVSRGYIGLQELTDQKFIESPFVEGERMFRTGDIGMWTAEGHMLFLGRMDKQVKVRGHRIELAEVERHLNRYGPIDECVVLTTGVEGEKVLTAYIVADTELYVMDIRQYLISLLPEYMLPSRYIQISHMPRTIHGKIDTRELLNQRQSLHFGMNYAPSTNELEHQLVQVWRTLLEMERIGIDDDFFQLGGHSLLVIRMEVELENLGIRVLPSILYDNPTIRMLAAVLEENPGLADSYESENNGQPSGVVKVNKTSSSLGMEHTQLAHSGGYQPFNEVFFKLCFYNSLFPIVLQQNKSIHPFFIHHVDEYLWSENKQFLVNGFFSCRKDTDILDDLGIGYEMVKASEDIIQDVSRAVLNAKPVIVWVDVYYTSIRNDTYLKKHIPHTWLVYGADPINQTFTVMEHKHHDNLSYEERIVSYQDLSDSYHGYIEHFNMENHTFYTFYNKHYPVIHQRDASSKQLEAYWKIYVDHIEEQQERIENSLARLEESVPQFEAVVQDQHVVSSIAEDWVISLHKLISAKKAEVYRCANLTGADSRLTHIRERIVMEWSDIRSVLAKYVLTSSYKPTSFHKLHEIYRNISVLEREYYDELVKSHMMGRI, encoded by the coding sequence ATGATGTCGAGTGATAAATTTAAGGAAGAACGAGCGTATTGGCAGAAACAACTAGATGGCGATATTCATATTGGAACGTTGTTTGATGGAATTCTGCAACCTTCGATACAGACTGGAGAACCCAACGTACAGATCCTTTCCTTATCCTTTCCAGATGAATTGTCCGCAAGATTGATCCGCATGAGTGGGGGGTCAAATTTGGCGTTGTATATATTGCTCTTATCGGGATTTCAACATCTGTTGTATCGTTATTATGGACATCAAGATATGTTGCTGGGTATGCCCCTGACTCCAGAACAAGTCGAAGATTTTCGAAGTTCCCACTTGCTCGCAATTCGTGGAAAAGTAGACGAGACAGCATCGTTCAGACAATTGGTATTACATACCAAATCTGAAGTCATGTCCGCCCGAACGTACTGGCATTTTCCTTACGATAAGATGGCAGAGAAGCTGGGGCGGCTTCCCGAGGAGTGCGAGTTGAAGACGGTTCTGTATATGAAAGGAATCCATGAGGAACCTATTCTGGATGAAGGAGCCCATTGTTCACTGGCGTTTGACCGGGTAGATCAACGACTTCAGATGACTCTCCGTTATGGTGCCATATCCCATGAACCCAGCCAACCTGAGCGTTTATGTTCCCACTACATACGATTGCTGGAACAGACAACAGCCTTACCAGACCAACCGCTATCCATGAGTCAGCTCCTTTCTCTGGAAGAGGAGAATGAAATCATGGAAAGATGGAACAGGAGTCCACGTTTGTTCCTGCCGGAGGCACGTTCTGTCTGTGCTCTATTTCTTGAACAAGTAAACAGAACACCCAACCAGACTGCGGTTATAGAGGGAGATCGCCAGATTTCGTATCAGTCTCTGGAGGAGCAATCCAATCAGCTTGCCCGTCTCCTGATTGCTTCTGGGGTGACTGCGGAGAGTCCAGTCCCCGTTATGATGGCAGGCTCCATGGAGTTAATCATTACAATCCTGGCGGTGTTCAAAGCAGGAGGAACCTATATTCCTCTTCATCCTGAATATCCCATGGAGCGTATACGCCATATTTTAATGGAATCGGATGCCCGCATTATTCTTACGGGACTGTTGGAAACGAATGTACATCGAGCTTTAGAGGAGATGACATTGGCAATGCCTTCAGGCTCAGGCATAGAAATGATTGAGCTGGATGCTGCCCCATGGAGAATAGAAGATGGAAGTGGTTTAAGTTTCGTACCCGATATGAATGGTCTAGCCTACATTCTGTATACGTCCGGCTCAACGGGTGAGCCCAAAGGGGTCGGAGTAGAGCAACGAAATCTGAGTGCATACGTGAACGCTTTTCAAGCCGAGTTTCAACTAAATTCAACAGACAAGGTGCTTCAACAAGCAGCGAGTACCTTTGATACTTATATGGAAGAAGTGTTTCCTGGATTAACTGCCGGGGCAACACTGGTTGTGGTTCAACGAGAACAACTGCTGGATATCCACGGACTGGTGCAGTTACTGGACAGACACAAGGTCACCCTTGTCAGCACTACACCTCATATCCTGAGGGAACTTAACCGGATGCCCAATCTTGCGAGTGTTCGCACCATTATCAGCGGCGGAGATGTATTGAAGATGGCGGATATTGGACATCTGCTCACCTATACCAATGTATACAATACGTATGGCCCCACCGAGACGACGGTATGTGCACTCTATGAGAAGCTGTCATCAGAGACTGTTGATCCGATTCCAGTGGGGCGCCCTATTCAAGGTTATTTTGTACACATTGGAGATCGTCATGGACGAATGTTGCCCGTAGGCGTACCCGGAGAAATATGTATTTCGGGCAACGGGGTGTCTCGCGGGTATATAGGATTGCAGGAATTGACAGATCAGAAGTTTATCGAGTCACCGTTTGTTGAAGGAGAGCGGATGTTTCGCACAGGGGATATAGGAATGTGGACAGCGGAAGGCCACATGTTATTTCTGGGAAGGATGGACAAGCAGGTTAAGGTCAGGGGCCATCGGATTGAATTGGCAGAAGTAGAGCGACATCTGAACCGTTACGGTCCAATTGACGAATGTGTTGTACTGACGACCGGAGTCGAAGGTGAGAAGGTGCTGACCGCTTATATTGTGGCCGATACGGAACTGTATGTCATGGATATTCGCCAATATCTGATATCATTGTTGCCCGAATATATGCTGCCTTCAAGATATATTCAAATATCACATATGCCACGAACGATCCATGGGAAGATAGATACACGAGAGTTATTGAACCAGAGGCAGTCATTACATTTTGGCATGAACTATGCACCGTCTACGAATGAGCTGGAGCACCAACTGGTGCAAGTTTGGCGTACATTGCTGGAGATGGAACGGATCGGTATTGACGACGACTTCTTTCAGCTTGGTGGGCACTCCCTGCTTGTGATCCGAATGGAGGTTGAACTGGAGAATCTCGGTATTCGGGTCCTGCCTTCCATTTTGTATGACAATCCCACCATAAGGATGCTTGCAGCAGTTCTGGAAGAGAATCCCGGGCTTGCCGATTCATATGAAAGTGAAAATAACGGGCAGCCATCTGGCGTTGTAAAGGTTAACAAGACGTCATCATCATTGGGTATGGAGCATACACAGCTAGCCCATTCCGGTGGATATCAGCCTTTTAACGAAGTCTTTTTCAAATTATGCTTCTATAACTCTCTATTTCCCATTGTATTGCAACAGAACAAAAGCATACATCCGTTTTTCATCCATCATGTGGATGAGTATCTATGGTCTGAGAATAAGCAATTTCTTGTGAATGGTTTCTTCTCCTGTCGCAAGGATACAGACATTCTGGACGATCTGGGCATTGGTTATGAAATGGTAAAAGCTAGCGAGGACATTATACAGGATGTCAGTCGAGCGGTTCTGAATGCCAAACCGGTTATTGTCTGGGTTGACGTCTACTACACATCCATACGCAATGATACGTATCTCAAAAAGCATATTCCACATACCTGGCTTGTATACGGTGCTGATCCGATCAACCAGACGTTTACCGTGATGGAGCATAAGCATCATGATAACTTGTCGTATGAAGAACGAATTGTTAGTTACCAGGATCTGTCGGATAGCTATCATGGCTATATCGAGCATTTTAATATGGAAAATCACACCTTCTATACGTTCTACAATAAGCATTATCCGGTGATACATCAAAGAGATGCCAGTTCGAAACAGTTGGAGGCTTACTGGAAGATCTATGTGGATCATATTGAAGAGCAACAGGAGCGGATAGAGAACAGTCTGGCAAGACTGGAGGAGAGTGTGCCACAGTTTGAGGCCGTTGTTCAGGATCAACATGTGGTGTCTTCCATAGCGGAGGATTGGGTCATTTCGCTTCATAAATTGATTAGTGCCAAAAAGGCCGAGGTGTATCGTTGTGCCAATCTAACTGGCGCGGATTCCAGATTGACACATATTCGTGAGCGCATTGTCATGGAGTGGAGTGACATTCGCTCAGTTCTGGCCAAGTATGTGCTTACTTCTTCATATAAACCAACATCGTTTCATAAACTCCATGAGATATACAGAAATATAAGTGTGCTTGAACGGGAGTATTACGATGAGTTGGTTAAATCTCACATGATGGGGAGGATCTGA